A single window of Ferrimonas balearica DSM 9799 DNA harbors:
- a CDS encoding DUF3299 domain-containing protein yields MKNIVILALSLLFSTQVMADVRVLEWDDLRPESERNQPLMPANPHAGMPFGPEEELMGGGDPWVQSTGPVVPELNGETIRLPGFIVPLEGDETKVTEFLLVPYFGACVHVPPPPTNQLVYVKYKEGIPLDIIWDAIWVTGKLNTNSFSVEEFSAGYTLEATLATPYDEG; encoded by the coding sequence ATGAAGAACATCGTTATCCTGGCCTTGAGCCTACTGTTTTCCACCCAGGTTATGGCAGACGTTCGGGTATTGGAGTGGGATGATCTGCGCCCGGAGAGTGAGCGCAACCAACCGCTGATGCCCGCCAACCCCCATGCTGGTATGCCGTTTGGCCCAGAGGAAGAGCTGATGGGCGGTGGCGATCCCTGGGTACAGTCCACCGGCCCGGTGGTACCGGAGCTGAACGGCGAAACCATACGTCTGCCCGGCTTTATCGTGCCGCTAGAGGGCGATGAAACCAAGGTTACCGAGTTTCTTCTGGTGCCCTATTTTGGCGCCTGCGTTCATGTCCCCCCGCCGCCGACAAACCAGTTGGTCTACGTGAAGTATAAAGAGGGGATCCCCCTCGACATCATCTGGGACGCCATTTGGGTTACCGGCAAACTGAATACCAACAGTTTCTCGGTGGAGGAGTTCTCTGCCGGATATACGCTGGAAGCCACACTCGCTACGCCTTACGATGAAGGATAA
- a CDS encoding ABC transporter permease: MLKLMLQSLRNRLTSVLLTLTVIAVAVALFIGVELVRSQAKQSFANTISGTDLVVGARSGNINLLLYSVFRLGNATNNIGWDTYERLSNTRGIAWTIPLSLGDSHRGYRVLGTNQAYFDHYRFGKKQALTLAQGERFDHLFEVVLGAEVAQKLGYQLGDKLALAHGAGGSTSFSLHDDMPFTVVGILAPTGTPVDRTLHVSLEAIEAIHVGWQGGVRTHGVKVDQVKQMDLTPNTITAFLVGLESKFQLLGVQRAINTYRGEPLSAVLPGMALAELWTLLSQAEKALAIVAAFVVAVGLTGMLTTLLASLNERRREMAILRAMGAGPRHIFLLLWAEAALLALVGTLLGYLLAQAVILALAPLALAHYGLVLSLDLPSGTILWMMLGVQLAGSAAGLIPAWRAYRHTLADGLTQRL; this comes from the coding sequence ATGCTAAAACTGATGCTGCAAAGTCTGCGCAACCGCCTGACCAGCGTCCTGCTGACACTGACCGTGATCGCCGTGGCAGTGGCGCTGTTTATCGGGGTCGAGCTGGTCCGCAGCCAAGCCAAACAGAGCTTTGCCAACACCATCTCAGGCACCGATCTGGTGGTGGGCGCCCGCAGCGGCAATATCAACCTGCTGCTCTATTCGGTATTCCGGCTGGGCAACGCCACCAACAACATCGGCTGGGACACCTACGAGCGCCTGTCCAATACCCGGGGTATCGCCTGGACCATCCCGCTGTCGCTGGGTGACTCCCATCGCGGCTATCGGGTTCTCGGCACCAACCAGGCCTACTTTGACCACTACCGTTTTGGCAAGAAGCAGGCCCTGACTCTGGCCCAAGGCGAACGCTTCGACCACCTGTTCGAGGTGGTGCTGGGCGCCGAAGTGGCGCAGAAACTGGGTTACCAGCTGGGCGACAAGTTGGCGTTGGCCCACGGTGCTGGCGGCTCCACCAGCTTCTCGCTGCATGACGATATGCCCTTTACCGTGGTCGGCATTCTAGCCCCCACGGGCACGCCGGTTGACCGCACCCTGCACGTCTCGCTGGAAGCCATTGAGGCGATCCATGTGGGCTGGCAGGGGGGTGTCCGCACCCACGGCGTTAAGGTGGACCAGGTCAAGCAGATGGATCTTACCCCAAACACCATCACCGCTTTTCTGGTGGGGCTGGAGAGCAAGTTCCAGTTGCTGGGTGTGCAGCGGGCGATCAACACCTACCGGGGTGAACCACTTTCTGCAGTGCTGCCGGGAATGGCCCTGGCAGAGCTTTGGACCCTGCTAAGCCAGGCTGAGAAGGCCCTCGCCATTGTCGCAGCTTTCGTCGTGGCTGTGGGGTTAACCGGCATGTTGACCACCCTGTTGGCCAGCCTGAATGAACGTCGGAGGGAGATGGCGATTCTACGGGCCATGGGCGCCGGCCCACGCCATATCTTCCTGCTACTGTGGGCCGAGGCGGCCCTACTGGCTTTGGTCGGTACCCTGCTGGGCTACCTGCTGGCGCAGGCCGTCATCTTAGCACTTGCACCACTGGCCCTGGCCCATTACGGTTTGGTGCTGAGTCTGGATCTGCCCTCCGGCACCATTCTATGGATGATGCTGGGCGTGCAGCTGGCCGGTTCGGCAGCGGGATTGATTCCGGCCTGGCGCGCCTATCGCCACACCCTGGCCGACGGGCTGACACAACGATTGTGA
- a CDS encoding ABC transporter ATP-binding protein encodes MHQLEIHNLHYRWPGSGRQLRLPKLTLEAGERAMLKGVSGSGKSTLLNLIAGVLRPDDGTLQLTGVELTQLSAGKRDRLRAESMGIVFQQFNLLPYLSVHDNIVLPLKFAPQRRQRVSDPEAEVSRLMDAMELPQSVLSRPVTELSVGQQQRVAVARALIGSPALILADEPTSALDPDSRDRFMALLTAQCQAAGSSLLLVSHDPALAECVDTQYQLQVDEQGTEVTRC; translated from the coding sequence ATGCACCAACTTGAAATCCACAACCTGCATTATCGCTGGCCCGGGTCCGGTCGCCAGTTGCGGTTACCCAAACTGACTCTGGAGGCGGGCGAGCGCGCCATGCTTAAGGGAGTGTCAGGCAGCGGCAAGTCCACTCTGCTCAACCTGATCGCCGGGGTACTGAGGCCGGACGACGGTACCCTGCAATTGACCGGCGTCGAACTGACCCAGCTAAGCGCCGGCAAGCGCGACCGACTTCGGGCCGAATCCATGGGCATCGTATTCCAGCAGTTCAACCTGCTGCCCTACCTCAGCGTCCACGACAATATCGTGCTGCCGCTGAAGTTTGCACCGCAACGCCGACAGCGGGTATCTGACCCGGAAGCTGAGGTGAGTCGGCTGATGGACGCCATGGAGTTGCCACAATCCGTGCTCAGCCGCCCGGTAACCGAGCTGTCCGTCGGACAGCAGCAGCGTGTGGCGGTCGCCCGCGCCTTGATCGGGTCGCCGGCGTTGATTCTGGCCGACGAGCCAACCTCAGCACTGGACCCGGATAGCCGTGACCGCTTTATGGCGTTGCTGACCGCTCAGTGTCAGGCGGCGGGTTCCAGCCTGTTGCTGGTCAGCCATGACCCGGCCCTGGCCGAATGTGTGGATACCCAATACCAGCTGCAGGTGGATGAACAGGGCACGGAGGTCACGCGATGCTAA
- a CDS encoding ZrgA family zinc uptake protein yields MKTLTLTAVAITATLSLSACHPHDDHDHGHDHAATDQSAVDSHAHDSHLKGAMDHDHDHDHDHQHHGAGHGAHVHGEGELTLIQEGNEVMVELSLPTDSLWGFERAPQNDDERALVQQVLGQLTAGHRFFVLSSGADCEPSRVEITPPAGLDNPDASGHMELEAQWFWTCQGPIKALEVPLFKHYPDIHRLTLQRLTEQGSGGAELTPNSPSVQW; encoded by the coding sequence ATGAAAACCCTGACCCTGACTGCCGTCGCCATCACCGCGACGCTGAGCCTGTCCGCCTGCCACCCCCATGACGATCACGACCACGGCCATGACCACGCAGCCACAGACCAGTCCGCCGTCGATAGCCACGCCCACGACAGCCATCTGAAGGGCGCCATGGACCATGACCATGACCATGACCATGACCATCAGCACCACGGTGCGGGACACGGCGCCCACGTGCATGGTGAAGGAGAACTGACCCTGATCCAGGAAGGCAACGAGGTGATGGTGGAGCTGTCGCTGCCGACCGACAGCCTGTGGGGCTTTGAACGAGCACCGCAAAACGACGACGAGCGGGCTCTGGTCCAGCAGGTTCTGGGCCAACTGACCGCTGGCCACCGCTTTTTTGTTCTCTCCAGCGGCGCCGACTGCGAGCCGAGCCGGGTCGAAATCACCCCACCGGCAGGATTGGACAATCCCGATGCCAGCGGCCATATGGAGCTGGAAGCGCAATGGTTCTGGACCTGCCAAGGCCCCATCAAGGCGCTCGAGGTCCCCCTGTTTAAGCACTACCCCGATATCCACCGTCTCACGCTGCAGCGCCTGACCGAACAGGGCAGTGGCGGCGCCGAGCTGACTCCCAACTCTCCCTCTGTCCAGTGGTAA
- the bcp gene encoding thioredoxin-dependent thiol peroxidase — translation MQPLQAGDKAPQFTLKDQNNNDVSLADFAGKKVLVYFYPKAMTPGCTVQAQNLRDVKAQLDDHNVVVLGISPDPVKRLAKFAERDELNFTLLSDEDHAVADAFGVWGLKKFMGREYDGIHRLSFLIGPDGTVEQFINKFKTKDHHQVVLDLLG, via the coding sequence ATGCAACCATTGCAAGCGGGTGACAAAGCCCCCCAGTTCACCCTGAAGGACCAAAACAATAACGACGTCTCTCTGGCCGATTTCGCCGGCAAGAAAGTGCTGGTCTATTTCTACCCCAAGGCGATGACCCCGGGATGCACCGTGCAGGCCCAAAACCTGCGCGACGTAAAAGCCCAGCTGGATGACCACAATGTTGTGGTACTGGGCATCAGCCCGGACCCGGTAAAGCGCCTGGCCAAGTTTGCCGAGCGTGATGAGCTCAACTTCACCCTGTTGTCCGACGAAGACCATGCCGTCGCCGACGCTTTTGGCGTATGGGGCTTGAAGAAGTTTATGGGCCGCGAATACGACGGCATCCACCGCCTCAGCTTCCTGATTGGCCCGGATGGCACCGTTGAGCAGTTCATCAACAAGTTCAAAACCAAGGACCACCACCAGGTGGTGCTGGACCTGCTTGGTTGA
- a CDS encoding glycine cleavage system protein R, translating to MTQYLAVTAMGTDRPGIVNKLATLTASCDCDIIDSRVAIFGNEFSLIMLVGGSYSAIARLENELPMHAAQWELLTICKRTSEHTAVDFTSRLVVEFEGQDRRGTMKQITQFLADRELDLAGFSSNARQSEDGSGLQQVEVRINATARVDLDALEANLSDLAEELNLTCRFRRMEGAQTD from the coding sequence ATGACCCAGTATCTGGCCGTTACCGCCATGGGCACCGACCGTCCCGGCATCGTCAATAAGCTGGCTACCCTCACTGCCAGTTGTGACTGCGACATCATCGACAGCCGCGTTGCCATCTTTGGCAACGAGTTTTCCCTGATTATGCTGGTGGGCGGCAGCTACAGTGCCATTGCCCGATTGGAAAACGAACTGCCGATGCACGCCGCGCAGTGGGAACTGCTGACCATCTGCAAGCGCACCTCCGAGCACACCGCCGTCGACTTTACCTCGCGCCTGGTGGTGGAGTTTGAGGGTCAGGACCGCCGCGGCACCATGAAGCAGATCACCCAGTTCCTTGCCGACCGCGAACTGGATCTGGCGGGCTTCAGCTCCAACGCCCGCCAAAGCGAGGACGGTTCTGGCCTGCAGCAGGTGGAAGTGCGCATCAATGCCACCGCCCGAGTGGACCTGGATGCGCTGGAAGCCAATCTGAGTGATTTGGCTGAAGAGCTGAACCTGACCTGCCGGTTCCGCCGTATGGAAGGCGCCCAAACCGACTGA
- the dapA gene encoding 4-hydroxy-tetrahydrodipicolinate synthase codes for MFRGSIVALVTPMNQDGSVDFSALSTLVNFHIDNGTDAIVAVGTTGESATLNVSEHVAVVKAVVEQAAGRVPVIAGAGANSTAEAIALTKACDEVGADGMLSVTPYYNKPTQAGLVAHFSAIAAATDKPIILYNVPGRTCCDLKPEAVAELSRVKNIVGIKEATGDLSRVTPLRQLCGDDFLLLTGDDPTAMAFMLAGGDGVISVTNNVRPAEFKALCDAALSGDIVKARALDAQLYPLYGALFIEANPIPVKWAMEAIGVTERTVMRLPLTELSEQGKEKVREALAASEPV; via the coding sequence ATGTTTCGAGGCAGTATCGTCGCTCTGGTGACGCCGATGAACCAGGACGGCTCGGTGGATTTTTCCGCTTTGAGCACACTTGTGAACTTTCACATCGATAACGGTACCGACGCCATTGTGGCCGTGGGTACCACCGGCGAGTCTGCGACGCTTAACGTGTCTGAGCACGTCGCCGTGGTTAAAGCCGTAGTGGAACAGGCCGCAGGCCGGGTGCCGGTGATCGCCGGTGCCGGTGCCAACAGCACCGCTGAGGCCATCGCCCTGACCAAAGCCTGCGACGAGGTGGGCGCGGACGGCATGCTGAGCGTGACCCCGTACTACAACAAGCCGACCCAGGCGGGTCTGGTGGCACACTTCTCTGCCATTGCCGCGGCCACTGACAAGCCCATCATTCTGTACAACGTGCCGGGCCGAACCTGCTGCGACCTCAAACCGGAGGCTGTTGCGGAACTAAGCCGGGTAAAAAACATCGTAGGCATTAAGGAAGCCACCGGCGATCTGTCGCGGGTGACCCCGTTGCGTCAGTTGTGTGGTGACGACTTCCTGCTGCTGACCGGCGATGATCCGACCGCCATGGCCTTTATGCTGGCCGGTGGTGATGGCGTTATCTCGGTCACCAACAACGTACGTCCGGCCGAGTTTAAAGCCTTGTGCGATGCTGCACTCAGTGGCGATATCGTTAAGGCACGGGCCCTGGATGCCCAGCTGTATCCGCTCTATGGCGCCCTCTTTATTGAGGCCAACCCGATTCCGGTGAAGTGGGCAATGGAAGCCATTGGGGTAACAGAACGTACCGTGATGCGTTTGCCCCTGACCGAGCTGAGCGAGCAAGGAAAAGAAAAAGTGCGCGAGGCGCTGGCCGCCTCCGAGCCTGTTTGA
- the bamC gene encoding outer membrane protein assembly factor BamC — MKHNRLAIAALAPVLILVGCSTPLERRQASGGFDYLEQPAPTPLVVPAGLDAPRLSREFDIPKLGDNAERDVVGPRLDVRPPLQVLPLAPGTRIQDGVDSITVLVESNQDDIDLAQEIHDTLLKFLDDKSINVARDDSGVIVTDWIENEEVIGKSWFRDKVYQIRQRYEFDTVVKDHGRSGSITIELVDHEEGLDGVDDSIVLTDADRRRYAIDMLNNAIAYMNFERQQRQATQELLNGRGIKTELGFDSDENTAFVAEASFDQVWRRMDKVLPLLGFQVRDLDQQLATYFVDYEPDGGFWASLWGDNDELPLEEGPYQIRLEPMGERTAITLMDNEANPLPTETVTQMYNRFAELLQKESRDLQ, encoded by the coding sequence ATGAAACACAATCGCTTAGCCATCGCCGCTTTGGCGCCGGTGCTTATCCTGGTGGGGTGCAGTACGCCACTGGAACGCCGTCAGGCCAGTGGTGGCTTTGACTATCTGGAGCAGCCCGCCCCGACGCCGCTGGTGGTGCCAGCGGGATTGGACGCGCCGCGCCTGAGCCGCGAATTTGATATCCCCAAACTGGGTGACAACGCTGAACGCGACGTGGTGGGGCCGCGCCTGGATGTGCGTCCACCGCTGCAGGTACTGCCGCTGGCACCGGGCACCCGTATTCAGGATGGCGTCGACAGCATCACGGTGTTGGTGGAAAGCAATCAGGACGATATCGACTTGGCCCAGGAGATCCACGACACCCTGCTGAAGTTCCTCGATGACAAGTCCATCAACGTGGCTCGTGATGACAGTGGCGTGATCGTCACCGACTGGATTGAGAACGAAGAGGTGATTGGCAAGTCCTGGTTCCGCGACAAGGTGTACCAGATCCGTCAACGTTACGAGTTCGATACCGTGGTGAAGGATCATGGTCGCAGTGGCTCCATCACCATCGAGTTGGTGGATCACGAAGAGGGGCTGGATGGTGTCGATGACAGCATTGTGCTGACCGATGCCGACCGTCGTCGCTACGCCATCGACATGCTCAACAACGCCATCGCCTACATGAACTTCGAGCGCCAGCAGCGCCAGGCCACTCAGGAACTGCTGAACGGCCGCGGCATCAAGACTGAGCTGGGCTTCGACAGCGACGAAAACACCGCCTTTGTGGCGGAAGCCAGCTTCGACCAGGTGTGGCGTCGTATGGACAAAGTGTTGCCGCTGCTCGGCTTCCAGGTGCGTGACCTGGACCAGCAACTGGCCACCTACTTTGTCGATTACGAGCCGGACGGTGGTTTCTGGGCGTCGCTCTGGGGTGACAACGATGAGCTGCCGCTGGAGGAGGGTCCGTATCAGATCCGTCTCGAGCCGATGGGCGAGCGCACCGCCATTACCCTGATGGACAACGAAGCCAATCCGCTGCCGACCGAAACGGTGACCCAGATGTATAACCGCTTCGCGGAACTGCTGCAGAAAGAGAGTCGCGACCTGCAGTAA
- a CDS encoding efflux RND transporter periplasmic adaptor subunit: protein MIKKFLVPVVVLAAAGAAYLNLASAGADAGKKPGARPVEVETGTVAALELPQHLALVANLEAWQAVTIAPEVSGRLVALMVDSGDKVKQGQVLARLDDLQQTAQRDEARAYLAEAKRLLAERRRLADKGAISASELAAQEAEVAMADARLASAEAELAKRTLRAPFDGVVGLVSHAPGAQVVSGEALMTLDELNRLRLDLAVPQRYLAALQPGQQVSARIDAYPELGFDGTLVALDSRVNANDMTVAARFAFDNRDGYLKPGMLSRIDFALPTEVRPVIPVQAMEYSGSDRFVYIVDDNNVAHRTLIEPGVRQGNTVAVESGLEVGARIVVKGLVSIKDGSTVHEVAAAPERGNTQEVAR, encoded by the coding sequence ATGATTAAGAAGTTCCTCGTCCCTGTTGTTGTGCTTGCGGCCGCTGGTGCCGCCTACCTGAACCTGGCCTCGGCTGGCGCTGATGCCGGTAAAAAGCCCGGCGCTCGCCCGGTTGAGGTGGAGACCGGCACGGTGGCAGCTTTGGAGCTGCCACAGCACCTGGCGCTGGTGGCCAACCTGGAAGCCTGGCAGGCGGTGACCATCGCCCCGGAAGTCTCCGGTCGACTGGTGGCCCTGATGGTGGACAGTGGTGACAAGGTCAAACAGGGCCAGGTACTGGCCCGTCTTGATGACCTGCAGCAGACCGCCCAGCGTGATGAGGCCCGGGCTTACCTGGCGGAGGCAAAACGTTTGCTGGCGGAACGTCGCCGCCTGGCGGATAAGGGCGCCATCTCGGCATCCGAGCTGGCGGCTCAGGAAGCGGAAGTGGCGATGGCAGACGCCCGCCTGGCCAGTGCTGAGGCGGAGTTGGCCAAGCGGACGCTGCGTGCCCCGTTCGATGGCGTGGTTGGTCTGGTCAGCCATGCCCCCGGTGCCCAGGTGGTCAGTGGTGAGGCCCTGATGACCCTGGATGAGCTGAATCGCCTGCGCCTGGATCTGGCGGTACCCCAGCGTTACCTCGCGGCCCTGCAGCCCGGCCAGCAGGTGAGTGCCCGCATCGACGCCTATCCGGAGCTGGGTTTTGACGGCACCCTGGTGGCGCTGGACAGCCGGGTGAACGCCAACGACATGACCGTGGCGGCCCGTTTTGCCTTCGACAACCGCGACGGCTACCTCAAACCGGGCATGCTCAGCCGCATCGATTTTGCCCTGCCGACCGAAGTGCGTCCGGTGATCCCGGTGCAGGCGATGGAGTACTCCGGCTCTGACCGTTTTGTCTACATCGTGGATGACAACAACGTGGCCCATCGCACCCTGATTGAGCCGGGTGTGCGCCAGGGCAATACCGTCGCGGTCGAGTCTGGCCTGGAAGTGGGCGCTCGCATCGTGGTGAAGGGGCTGGTCAGCATCAAGGATGGCAGCACCGTCCACGAAGTGGCGGCGGCGCCCGAGCGGGGTAACACGCAAGAGGTGGCTCGCTGA
- a CDS encoding efflux RND transporter permease subunit, giving the protein MLLSDISIKRPVMAIVLSLLLTLFGLVAFSQLSVRELPDVDVPVVSVTVNYEGASAAVMEDQITKPIEDQLSGISGIDTIESTSRNGSSQITVNFDLDWDIMEGLSDVRDAVARAQRSLPDDADDPMVLKSNVSGDAVLRLSLRSAEMDRIELTDFAERVLVDRLSLVSGVSQVSLYGDLERVVYLELDPSAMAGRGISVSAVETALNNQNLELPAGQLRNRDQVMSVRLERVLKNVEDFSRVVVRYDDDGSPIYLSDIARIYDGAKTENSIFKSNGLNALGFAIAAQSDANPINVAKGVRALIDQIQPQLPQGMELEVAYDATIFIERSINEVYQTLFVTAALVVAVLYLFLGQARATLIPAVTVPVSLIAAFMVAQFAGFSLNILTLMALILAIGLVVDDAIVVVENIFKHLERGSSPLVAAYNGTREVGFAVIATTAVLVMIFLPIAFAGGMVGKFFTEFSVTLAVAVIFSSLIALTLTPVMGASLLKANVKPNRFNAWVNRQFAALENGYRRSLERSLSYKWAGPSIIVLALVAVALLFPRINTEFVPTEDRGVLFVFVKGAEGTAFDRMVKNMEAVEARLLPLMEEDGPLQAMNLSTPAFGNRGDQTGFFVLLLKDWAVREQHSSEILAQLRKDLSGIPDVRVFPMGPGFGGGSSEPVQFVLGGADYDELDRWAHAIIDATAARPEVRDLDSDFSQTTPELLARVDLEAAARVGISPRDIARTLEAVLGGISRTTFVDRGEEYDVYLRGNIDRFDDASKLSGIYMTTPSGERITMASLVQFEEIGSASRLKRYQRTKSVTIQGYVGEGHTLGEALNLLEQTAKEMLPADITIDYKGESKDYKENQADTFLVFALALMVAYLVLAAQFESFINPMVIMLTVPMGIVGALLGLLLTGESLNLYSQVGMIMLIGMVTKNGILIVEFANQLRDKGVAFEQAVVQGASARLRPILMTAFTTLFGAVPLLLATGAGAESRYAIGVVIFFGMALATVITLYLVPMMYRLMAKRTHSPEHRTHELETALEAEGQRL; this is encoded by the coding sequence ATGCTGTTGTCTGACATCTCCATCAAGCGTCCGGTGATGGCCATCGTGCTGTCACTGCTGTTGACCCTGTTTGGCCTGGTGGCGTTTTCTCAACTCTCGGTGCGTGAGCTGCCGGACGTCGACGTCCCGGTGGTGTCGGTGACGGTCAACTATGAAGGGGCCTCGGCGGCGGTGATGGAAGACCAGATCACCAAGCCCATCGAAGACCAGCTGTCCGGGATCTCCGGCATCGATACCATCGAGTCCACCAGCCGAAACGGCTCCTCCCAGATCACCGTTAACTTTGATCTCGACTGGGACATCATGGAAGGCCTGTCCGACGTTCGCGATGCGGTCGCCCGCGCCCAGCGAAGCCTGCCGGATGATGCCGATGACCCGATGGTGCTCAAGTCCAACGTCAGTGGCGATGCGGTGTTGCGTTTGTCCCTGCGCAGTGCCGAGATGGACCGGATTGAACTGACGGACTTCGCCGAGCGTGTGCTGGTGGACCGTCTGTCGCTGGTGAGTGGTGTCAGTCAGGTCAGCCTGTATGGTGATCTGGAGCGGGTGGTGTACCTGGAACTGGACCCCAGTGCCATGGCCGGTCGGGGCATCTCGGTCAGCGCGGTGGAGACGGCACTGAACAACCAGAATCTCGAGCTGCCGGCGGGGCAGCTGCGTAACCGTGATCAGGTGATGTCGGTACGGCTGGAACGGGTGCTGAAGAATGTCGAGGACTTCAGCCGCGTGGTGGTGCGCTACGACGACGACGGCAGTCCGATCTACCTGTCGGACATCGCCCGCATCTACGACGGCGCCAAAACCGAAAACAGCATCTTTAAGAGCAATGGCCTCAACGCCCTTGGCTTTGCCATTGCCGCTCAGTCCGATGCTAACCCCATTAACGTGGCCAAAGGCGTACGGGCATTGATCGACCAGATCCAGCCGCAACTGCCACAAGGGATGGAGTTGGAGGTGGCCTATGACGCCACCATCTTTATCGAACGCTCCATCAATGAGGTGTACCAGACCCTGTTTGTTACCGCCGCGCTGGTGGTGGCCGTGCTTTACCTCTTCCTGGGGCAGGCCCGGGCCACCCTGATCCCGGCGGTGACGGTACCGGTCTCGCTGATTGCTGCCTTTATGGTGGCCCAGTTTGCCGGCTTCTCCCTCAACATCCTCACCCTGATGGCCCTGATCCTGGCCATCGGTTTGGTGGTGGATGATGCCATCGTGGTGGTGGAGAACATCTTTAAGCACCTGGAGCGGGGCAGTTCGCCTTTGGTGGCGGCCTACAACGGCACCCGTGAAGTGGGCTTTGCGGTTATCGCCACCACCGCTGTGCTGGTGATGATCTTCCTGCCCATCGCCTTTGCCGGTGGCATGGTGGGCAAATTCTTTACCGAGTTTTCGGTGACCCTGGCGGTGGCGGTGATCTTCTCCTCGCTGATCGCCCTGACGCTCACCCCGGTGATGGGGGCCAGCCTGCTGAAGGCCAATGTGAAGCCCAACCGTTTTAACGCCTGGGTGAATCGTCAGTTTGCCGCGCTGGAGAACGGCTACCGCCGCAGCCTCGAGCGCTCGCTGAGTTACAAGTGGGCCGGCCCGTCCATCATTGTGCTGGCGCTGGTGGCCGTGGCATTGCTGTTCCCCCGCATCAACACCGAGTTCGTCCCCACTGAAGACCGGGGCGTGCTGTTCGTGTTTGTGAAGGGCGCTGAGGGCACCGCGTTCGACCGCATGGTGAAAAACATGGAGGCTGTGGAGGCCCGTCTGCTGCCCCTGATGGAGGAAGATGGCCCGCTGCAGGCGATGAACCTGTCCACCCCGGCCTTTGGTAACCGCGGCGATCAGACCGGCTTCTTTGTGCTGCTGCTGAAGGACTGGGCGGTGCGGGAGCAGCACAGCAGCGAAATCCTGGCGCAGTTGCGCAAAGATCTCAGCGGCATCCCCGATGTGCGGGTGTTCCCGATGGGGCCGGGCTTTGGTGGCGGCAGCTCCGAGCCGGTGCAGTTTGTGCTGGGTGGGGCCGACTACGATGAACTGGACCGTTGGGCCCACGCCATCATTGACGCCACCGCCGCACGCCCGGAAGTGCGGGATCTGGACTCCGACTTCTCCCAGACCACGCCGGAGCTCTTGGCCCGGGTTGACCTGGAAGCCGCCGCGCGCGTCGGCATCAGTCCGCGGGACATCGCCCGCACTCTGGAAGCGGTATTGGGCGGCATCAGCCGCACCACCTTTGTGGACCGGGGTGAAGAGTATGACGTTTACCTGCGCGGTAATATCGACCGCTTCGATGACGCCTCCAAACTGTCCGGCATCTACATGACCACCCCGTCGGGTGAGCGGATCACCATGGCCAGCCTGGTGCAGTTCGAGGAGATTGGCTCCGCCAGTCGCCTGAAGCGATACCAGCGCACCAAGTCGGTGACCATTCAGGGCTATGTCGGTGAAGGCCACACCCTGGGTGAAGCGCTGAACCTGCTGGAGCAAACGGCCAAGGAGATGCTGCCAGCGGACATCACCATCGACTACAAAGGGGAGTCCAAGGACTACAAGGAGAACCAGGCTGACACCTTCCTGGTGTTCGCCCTGGCCCTGATGGTGGCCTATCTGGTGCTGGCGGCGCAGTTTGAGAGCTTTATCAACCCGATGGTGATCATGCTGACGGTGCCGATGGGTATCGTGGGCGCCCTGTTGGGGCTGCTGCTGACCGGCGAGAGCCTGAACCTGTACAGCCAGGTGGGGATGATCATGCTGATCGGGATGGTGACCAAAAACGGCATCCTGATTGTGGAGTTCGCCAACCAGCTGCGGGACAAGGGCGTCGCCTTCGAACAAGCGGTGGTGCAGGGGGCCAGTGCCCGTCTGCGCCCCATCCTGATGACCGCCTTCACCACCCTGTTTGGTGCCGTGCCGCTGTTGCTGGCCACCGGAGCGGGTGCGGAGAGCCGTTACGCCATCGGCGTAGTGATCTTCTTCGGTATGGCGCTGGCCACCGTCATCACTCTGTATCTGGTGCCGATGATGTACCGCCTGATGGCCAAGCGTACCCACTCTCCTGAGCATCGCACCCACGAACTGGAGACAGCGCTGGAAGCGGAAGGGCAACGGCTCTGA